Proteins encoded by one window of Macaca fascicularis isolate 582-1 chromosome 10, T2T-MFA8v1.1:
- the DERL3 gene encoding derlin-3 isoform X3, giving the protein MAWQGLAAEFLQVPAVTRAYTAACVLTTAAVQLELLSPFQLYFNPHLVFRKFQVWRLVTNFLFFGPLGFSFFFNILFVFRYCRMLEEGSFRGRTADFVFMFLFGGFLMTLLGFLGSLFFLGQALMAMLVYVWSRRSPRVRVNFFGLFTFQAPFLPWALMGFSLLLGNSILVDLLGIAVGHIYYFLEDVFPNQPGGKRLLLTPGFLGLQSSKAPAGSSLTI; this is encoded by the exons ATGGCGTGGCAGGGACTAGCGGCCGAGTTCCTGCAGGTGCCGGCGGTGACGCGGGCTTACACCGCAGCCTGTGTCCTCACCACTGCGGCGGTG CAGCTGGAGCTCCTCAGCCCGTTTCAACTCTACTTCAACCCGCACCTTGTGTTCCGGAAGTTCCAG GTCTGGAGACTCGTCACCAACTTCCTCTTTTTCGGGCCCCTgggattcagcttcttcttcAATATACTCTTCGT GTTCCGCTATTGCCGCATGCTGGAAGAGGGCTCCTTCCGCGGCCGCACGGCCGACTTCGTCTTCATGTTTCTCTTCGGGGGCTTCCTTATGACC CTGCTGGGATTCCTGGGCAGCCTGTtcttcctgggccaggccctcaTGGCCATGTTGGTGTACGTGTGGAGCCGCCGCAGCCCTCGGGTGAGGGTCAACTTCTTCGGCCTGTTCACTTTCCAGGCGCCGTTCCTGCCTTGGGCACTCATGGGCTTCTCGCTGCTGCTGGGCAACTCCATCCTCGTGGACCTGCTGG GGATTGCCGTGGGCCACATCTACTACTTCCTGGAGGATGTCTTCCCCAACCAGCCTGGAGGCAAGAGGCTCCTGCTGACCCCCGGCTTCCT GGGACTTCAGAGCAGCAAGGCCCCAGCTGGCAGTAGCCTGACCATCTGA
- the DERL3 gene encoding derlin-3 isoform X7: MAWQGLAAEFLQVPAVTRAYTAACVLTTAAVQLELLSPFQLYFNPHLVFRKFQVWRLVTNFLFFGPLGFSFFFNILFVCWDSWAACSSWARPSWPCWCTCGAAAALGDCRGPHLLLPGGCLPQPAWRQEAPADPRLPGTSEQQGPSWQ; the protein is encoded by the exons ATGGCGTGGCAGGGACTAGCGGCCGAGTTCCTGCAGGTGCCGGCGGTGACGCGGGCTTACACCGCAGCCTGTGTCCTCACCACTGCGGCGGTG CAGCTGGAGCTCCTCAGCCCGTTTCAACTCTACTTCAACCCGCACCTTGTGTTCCGGAAGTTCCAG GTCTGGAGACTCGTCACCAACTTCCTCTTTTTCGGGCCCCTgggattcagcttcttcttcAATATACTCTTCGT CTGCTGGGATTCCTGGGCAGCCTGTtcttcctgggccaggccctcaTGGCCATGTTGGTGTACGTGTGGAGCCGCCGCAGCCCTCGG GGATTGCCGTGGGCCACATCTACTACTTCCTGGAGGATGTCTTCCCCAACCAGCCTGGAGGCAAGAGGCTCCTGCTGACCCCCGGCTTCCT GGGACTTCAGAGCAGCAAGGCCCCAGCTGGCAGTAG
- the DERL3 gene encoding derlin-3 isoform X4 — protein sequence MAWQGLAAEFLQVPAVTRAYTAACVLTTAAVQLELLSPFQLYFNPHLVFRKFQVWRLVTNFLFFGPLGFSFFFNILFVCWDSWAACSSWARPSWPCWCTCGAAAALGDCRGPHLLLPGGCLPQPAWRQEAPADPRLPVSVESPPSLSPPSDGGPVLASAQHGPLPTESCSWMPLQKTPITCPFLRNSQDPICHPRSSDPHRGPGPRGFWQLPSCL from the exons ATGGCGTGGCAGGGACTAGCGGCCGAGTTCCTGCAGGTGCCGGCGGTGACGCGGGCTTACACCGCAGCCTGTGTCCTCACCACTGCGGCGGTG CAGCTGGAGCTCCTCAGCCCGTTTCAACTCTACTTCAACCCGCACCTTGTGTTCCGGAAGTTCCAG GTCTGGAGACTCGTCACCAACTTCCTCTTTTTCGGGCCCCTgggattcagcttcttcttcAATATACTCTTCGT CTGCTGGGATTCCTGGGCAGCCTGTtcttcctgggccaggccctcaTGGCCATGTTGGTGTACGTGTGGAGCCGCCGCAGCCCTCGG GGATTGCCGTGGGCCACATCTACTACTTCCTGGAGGATGTCTTCCCCAACCAGCCTGGAGGCAAGAGGCTCCTGCTGACCCCCGGCTTCCTGTGAGTGTTGAgagtcctccctccctctccccgccCTCAGATGGAGGACCTGTGCTGGCCTCTGCTCAACACGGGCCCCTCCCCACAGAAAGCTGCTCCTGGATGCCCCTGCAGAAGACCCCAATTACCTGCCCCTTCCTGAGGAACAGCCAGGACCCCATCTGCCACCCCCGCAGCAGTGACCCCCACCGAGGGCCAGGCCCAAGAGGCTTCTGGCAGCTTCCATCCTGCCTGTGA
- the DERL3 gene encoding derlin-3 isoform X9 codes for MAWQGLAAEFLQVPAVTRAYTAACVLTTAAVLELLSPFQLYFNPHLVFRKFQAPFLPWALMGFSLLLGNSILVDLLGIAVGHIYYFLEDVFPNQPGGKRLLLTPGFLKLLLDAPAEDPNYLPLPEEQPGPHLPPPQQ; via the exons ATGGCGTGGCAGGGACTAGCGGCCGAGTTCCTGCAGGTGCCGGCGGTGACGCGGGCTTACACCGCAGCCTGTGTCCTCACCACTGCGGCGGTG CTGGAGCTCCTCAGCCCGTTTCAACTCTACTTCAACCCGCACCTTGTGTTCCGGAAGTTCCAG GCGCCGTTCCTGCCTTGGGCACTCATGGGCTTCTCGCTGCTGCTGGGCAACTCCATCCTCGTGGACCTGCTGG GGATTGCCGTGGGCCACATCTACTACTTCCTGGAGGATGTCTTCCCCAACCAGCCTGGAGGCAAGAGGCTCCTGCTGACCCCCGGCTTCCT AAAGCTGCTCCTGGATGCCCCTGCAGAAGACCCCAATTACCTGCCCCTTCCTGAGGAACAGCCAGGACCCCATCTGCCACCCCCGCAGCAGTGA
- the DERL3 gene encoding derlin-3 isoform X2: MAWQGLAAEFLQVPAVTRAYTAACVLTTAAVLELLSPFQLYFNPHLVFRKFQVWRLVTNFLFFGPLGFSFFFNILFVFRYCRMLEEGSFRGRTADFVFMFLFGGFLMTLLGFLGSLFFLGQALMAMLVYVWSRRSPRVRVNFFGLFTFQAPFLPWALMGFSLLLGNSILVDLLGIAVGHIYYFLEDVFPNQPGGKRLLLTPGFLKLLLDAPAEDPNYLPLPEEQPGPHLPPPQQ, translated from the exons ATGGCGTGGCAGGGACTAGCGGCCGAGTTCCTGCAGGTGCCGGCGGTGACGCGGGCTTACACCGCAGCCTGTGTCCTCACCACTGCGGCGGTG CTGGAGCTCCTCAGCCCGTTTCAACTCTACTTCAACCCGCACCTTGTGTTCCGGAAGTTCCAG GTCTGGAGACTCGTCACCAACTTCCTCTTTTTCGGGCCCCTgggattcagcttcttcttcAATATACTCTTCGT GTTCCGCTATTGCCGCATGCTGGAAGAGGGCTCCTTCCGCGGCCGCACGGCCGACTTCGTCTTCATGTTTCTCTTCGGGGGCTTCCTTATGACC CTGCTGGGATTCCTGGGCAGCCTGTtcttcctgggccaggccctcaTGGCCATGTTGGTGTACGTGTGGAGCCGCCGCAGCCCTCGGGTGAGGGTCAACTTCTTCGGCCTGTTCACTTTCCAGGCGCCGTTCCTGCCTTGGGCACTCATGGGCTTCTCGCTGCTGCTGGGCAACTCCATCCTCGTGGACCTGCTGG GGATTGCCGTGGGCCACATCTACTACTTCCTGGAGGATGTCTTCCCCAACCAGCCTGGAGGCAAGAGGCTCCTGCTGACCCCCGGCTTCCT AAAGCTGCTCCTGGATGCCCCTGCAGAAGACCCCAATTACCTGCCCCTTCCTGAGGAACAGCCAGGACCCCATCTGCCACCCCCGCAGCAGTGA
- the DERL3 gene encoding derlin-3 isoform X8: MAWQGLAAEFLQVPAVTRAYTAACVLTTAAVQLELLSPFQLYFNPHLVFRKFQAPFLPWALMGFSLLLGNSILVDLLGIAVGHIYYFLEDVFPNQPGGKRLLLTPGFLKLLLDAPAEDPNYLPLPEEQPGPHLPPPQQ; encoded by the exons ATGGCGTGGCAGGGACTAGCGGCCGAGTTCCTGCAGGTGCCGGCGGTGACGCGGGCTTACACCGCAGCCTGTGTCCTCACCACTGCGGCGGTG CAGCTGGAGCTCCTCAGCCCGTTTCAACTCTACTTCAACCCGCACCTTGTGTTCCGGAAGTTCCAG GCGCCGTTCCTGCCTTGGGCACTCATGGGCTTCTCGCTGCTGCTGGGCAACTCCATCCTCGTGGACCTGCTGG GGATTGCCGTGGGCCACATCTACTACTTCCTGGAGGATGTCTTCCCCAACCAGCCTGGAGGCAAGAGGCTCCTGCTGACCCCCGGCTTCCT AAAGCTGCTCCTGGATGCCCCTGCAGAAGACCCCAATTACCTGCCCCTTCCTGAGGAACAGCCAGGACCCCATCTGCCACCCCCGCAGCAGTGA
- the DERL3 gene encoding derlin-3 isoform X1, with product MAWQGLAAEFLQVPAVTRAYTAACVLTTAAVQLELLSPFQLYFNPHLVFRKFQVWRLVTNFLFFGPLGFSFFFNILFVFRYCRMLEEGSFRGRTADFVFMFLFGGFLMTLLGFLGSLFFLGQALMAMLVYVWSRRSPRVRVNFFGLFTFQAPFLPWALMGFSLLLGNSILVDLLGIAVGHIYYFLEDVFPNQPGGKRLLLTPGFLKLLLDAPAEDPNYLPLPEEQPGPHLPPPQQ from the exons ATGGCGTGGCAGGGACTAGCGGCCGAGTTCCTGCAGGTGCCGGCGGTGACGCGGGCTTACACCGCAGCCTGTGTCCTCACCACTGCGGCGGTG CAGCTGGAGCTCCTCAGCCCGTTTCAACTCTACTTCAACCCGCACCTTGTGTTCCGGAAGTTCCAG GTCTGGAGACTCGTCACCAACTTCCTCTTTTTCGGGCCCCTgggattcagcttcttcttcAATATACTCTTCGT GTTCCGCTATTGCCGCATGCTGGAAGAGGGCTCCTTCCGCGGCCGCACGGCCGACTTCGTCTTCATGTTTCTCTTCGGGGGCTTCCTTATGACC CTGCTGGGATTCCTGGGCAGCCTGTtcttcctgggccaggccctcaTGGCCATGTTGGTGTACGTGTGGAGCCGCCGCAGCCCTCGGGTGAGGGTCAACTTCTTCGGCCTGTTCACTTTCCAGGCGCCGTTCCTGCCTTGGGCACTCATGGGCTTCTCGCTGCTGCTGGGCAACTCCATCCTCGTGGACCTGCTGG GGATTGCCGTGGGCCACATCTACTACTTCCTGGAGGATGTCTTCCCCAACCAGCCTGGAGGCAAGAGGCTCCTGCTGACCCCCGGCTTCCT AAAGCTGCTCCTGGATGCCCCTGCAGAAGACCCCAATTACCTGCCCCTTCCTGAGGAACAGCCAGGACCCCATCTGCCACCCCCGCAGCAGTGA
- the DERL3 gene encoding derlin-3 isoform X6, producing the protein MAWQGLAAEFLQVPAVTRAYTAACVLTTAAVQLELLSPFQLYFNPHLVFRKFQVWRLVTNFLFFGPLGFSFFFNILFVCWDSWAACSSWARPSWPCWCTCGAAAALGDCRGPHLLLPGGCLPQPAWRQEAPADPRLPKAAPGCPCRRPQLPAPS; encoded by the exons ATGGCGTGGCAGGGACTAGCGGCCGAGTTCCTGCAGGTGCCGGCGGTGACGCGGGCTTACACCGCAGCCTGTGTCCTCACCACTGCGGCGGTG CAGCTGGAGCTCCTCAGCCCGTTTCAACTCTACTTCAACCCGCACCTTGTGTTCCGGAAGTTCCAG GTCTGGAGACTCGTCACCAACTTCCTCTTTTTCGGGCCCCTgggattcagcttcttcttcAATATACTCTTCGT CTGCTGGGATTCCTGGGCAGCCTGTtcttcctgggccaggccctcaTGGCCATGTTGGTGTACGTGTGGAGCCGCCGCAGCCCTCGG GGATTGCCGTGGGCCACATCTACTACTTCCTGGAGGATGTCTTCCCCAACCAGCCTGGAGGCAAGAGGCTCCTGCTGACCCCCGGCTTCCT AAAGCTGCTCCTGGATGCCCCTGCAGAAGACCCCAATTACCTGCCCCTTCCTGA
- the DERL3 gene encoding derlin-3 isoform X5 has product MAWQGLAAEFLQVPAVTRAYTAACVLTTAAVQLELLSPFQLYFNPHLVFRKFQVWRLVTNFLFFGPLGFSFFFNILFVFRYCRMLEEGSFRGRTADFVFMFLFGGFLMTLLGFLGSLFFLGQALMAMLVYVWSRRSPRGLPWATSTTSWRMSSPTSLEARGSC; this is encoded by the exons ATGGCGTGGCAGGGACTAGCGGCCGAGTTCCTGCAGGTGCCGGCGGTGACGCGGGCTTACACCGCAGCCTGTGTCCTCACCACTGCGGCGGTG CAGCTGGAGCTCCTCAGCCCGTTTCAACTCTACTTCAACCCGCACCTTGTGTTCCGGAAGTTCCAG GTCTGGAGACTCGTCACCAACTTCCTCTTTTTCGGGCCCCTgggattcagcttcttcttcAATATACTCTTCGT GTTCCGCTATTGCCGCATGCTGGAAGAGGGCTCCTTCCGCGGCCGCACGGCCGACTTCGTCTTCATGTTTCTCTTCGGGGGCTTCCTTATGACC CTGCTGGGATTCCTGGGCAGCCTGTtcttcctgggccaggccctcaTGGCCATGTTGGTGTACGTGTGGAGCCGCCGCAGCCCTCGG GGATTGCCGTGGGCCACATCTACTACTTCCTGGAGGATGTCTTCCCCAACCAGCCTGGAGGCAAGAGGCTCCTGCTGA